TTCCAAAATCCAATAATTGCtatttgatccacaacaattgagcacaagatgaagcaacaacaacatactcaacttcaacagtagataaggccactgaattttactttttagtagcccatgacataagacatgaaccaagaaagtgtgccatacctgaggtgctctttctatccgcaagaaaacctgcataattagcatcagcatatcccactagattgaaattactaccttttggataccaaagataaaggtcagtggtgccttttagatatctcaaaattctcttgacagcagtcaagtgagactcctttGGGTTTGCCTGAAATCTTGCACAAAGGCCTACACTGAAAATAATGTCAGGTCTACTAGTAGTGAGATATAACAATGAACTAATCgttcccctatacaacttctgatcaacagatgaaccaggttcatttatATCCAACTTTGTAGTTGTTGCAATAGAagtgtcaatttctttggaatcttccattttaaaccttttaagcaactcttttacatacttctgctgatggatcatagttccatttgaattttgtttaacttgtaagcctaaaaagaaattaagctcacccatcatgctcatttcaaattcacttcccatTAGTTTAGCAAATTCTTTACTTAGCTTATCAGTAGTTGCTCCAAAGATTATATCATCAGCATATATCTAAACTACCAAAAGATCTTTACCTTTTTCTTCCAAGAATAAAGtattgtcaattttacctctcttgtagtcATGCCCATGCAAGAATTTTGATAACTTTTAATACCATGCTCTTAGATCCTGCTTGAGCCCATAAAGTGCCTTGTCAAGTTTGTACATATGATCAGGATATTCCTCGCTTTCAAACCTTGGAGGTTGCTTGACAAACACTTTTTCCTTGAGATAGCCATTGAggaatgcacttttgacatccatctgatgtaGAGTGAATTACATGTAAGCatcaaaggctatgaggagtcttattgcttccaaccttgcaactggagcaaaggtctcatcatagtctatgccctcctcttggctatatccttgaaccaccaatcttgccttgttccttgtaactgttccatgttcatcaagtttgttttgaagacccattttgtgccaattaTATTTCCTTAGGTCTGGGTACCAGATGTCAAACTTGACCCCTTtcaaattggttgagttcatcttgcattgtatTTACCtagtctgcatcctgcaaagcttCAGCAATATTTTTAGGTTTAGTAAGAGATAAAAAAGTATCAAAAGCAAAAAGATTCTTTAATGAAGATTTGGTTTTAATTTCAGAGGTTGGAttagtaattatgttctcaatgggatgagaactttgatacttgtaaggtttcacaaccagtTGGTTTCCTCTTGATGTTTCTCCAATgttttgttgctgaggaacatgttcatggacaggttccatcGAGGTATGAGATTCAGTTCCCCCTGCCAGGTTGCCATGAATAGAAGAACCTATTCCTTCTTCTGGTGCAACTTTAGCCCGGGCTTTGATTTCATTTAAATTTCTTACTAGCCCAATTGCTTAATTTTCATGTTCATGTCTCTAAAAAAGAATGTTGGTTTCATCAAAAACCATAtatacactttcttctacacgcATAGTTCTTTTGTTGTAGATCTTATTAGCTTTACTCTGTGAACGAATAtaccaagaatactccctcatcacttctgggatcaaacgtACATAGGTAGTCTTTAtcattattgtgcacaaaacacttgcatccaaatgccctaagataggatatatttggttttcttccctttaagtaactcatagggagtcttctctacaagaggtctagtcatgcacttATTAATAATGTAGCATGCAGTATTTACAGCTTCTGCCTAGAAGCTATAAGGCAGTTTACTAGAGAGAAACATAGTCCTCGCCATATCTTCAagtgtcctattctttctttcaactactccattttgttgaggagtcctaggagcagaaaaattatgatctataccatgctcatcacaaaattcagcatatttagcattttcaaattcagtgcCATGATCAGATCTAATTGATACAAGTTGATTACCTAgatgtttctgagtttttctaacaaaataaTTGAACatatcaaatgcttcatctttagatgataaaaataatgtccaagtaaacctagagtaatcatcaacaagcaccatcacatatcttttaccacctctgcttaatgttctcattggaccacagagatctaTATGGACCAGTTTTATCGTTTTGGTGGTACTTAccactttcttgcatttaaaaaaggatcttacctgcttcccccttgcacaagcctcacaagttttgtcttccttgaacttgatgttaggaaaccctatcaccaggtccttggagactaatttgttgagttgactcagacttgcatgtccaagtctcttgtgccaaaggaggggatcattgtccaacacacttaagcaagtgagtttattttctgaaagtgtggacagatctacaatgtaaatattgtctactctttttccctacaaaacaatcttgtcagtggtaagatttatcacaaaatatttggtagaggtgaatgctaccaagttacctctatcacaAAGTTGTGATATACTGATTAGATTGTATTttaagccatctatcaagtagacattcttaATAGAGTGAGAATATGTCTTACATACCTTTCCaatcccaatgatctcacctttctttccaTTTTCAAAGGAGATATTAcctcctttgaggtcctcaagtgaaaggaagtGGTTCTTGCTTCTTGTCATGTGCTTTGAGCAACCACTattcatgtaccatatttggccgCTCCCCTTCACTTGGAGCTGCAAAAGGAAATTAGGGGTTAGTTtgaggaacccaaactagtttgggtccctttctattgGCAAAAGGGTGAATCGAATTCTTTTTGGTCCAATCTAGCAGCCTATTTTTCCtttgaacaaatattttattcttttgactagccttttcttttgtaGTGCATTCACTTTTGTAATGACCAATTTTACCatagtgtgtgcaaaatttgttCTCAAgaagtgtgaggtacttgcttttgggatcccacttatgTACAAGTGTTccgtagccaagtcctctcttgttgctactaTGATATTCATGTAGCCATAAAAGTGTATTGGAGGACCAGTTCCATTTACAGGTTCTATCAAGCTCGTGCTTGACTTTGCTTAGATCCTCTGTCAAAATTTTTACCTGCTCATCCttcttatacaactcatcttttaGTTTACCTACATTTTCTTTTAGAGTGAGTTGTGTGCAATCAGATGTCTTCTTActtgttcctaatttcagttttaggTTTTCAGTTATAAGTTCTAGGACATTTGATTCAAATtcatgaaccaggttctttagtGCAGTATTTTCACTTACAGTCTCACTAACTCTGAGTTCCAGGTTCTTACACTTAGCTTTTAAAATAACATATTCCTTAGACAAttgttccttttcattgtttatATCCTCAAattcatcaatgaaatctagAAGTAACTCAGATAgcttttctttagacaaaaacttaatcttatctttgagatgaattatacttacctcagattcctcattggattctccaattgccataagtgcttgttcatctccatcttcatcatctGAGTCCTCATCTAAGCTTTCTCCCCAAGAAGCAACCATATCCTTTTtcgatcctttgttcttcttgggattaacctgttccttcttcctgtttcttcgttcagctctttccttcttctatttaATTTTCCATTGAGGACAGTTTTTGATGTGGTAATTAGTCTTTCCACACTTGTAGCAACCTTATTGGTTTGTTTTTAAGGAACCCTTGGTTTGCTGTAACTTCCACTTCTTGAGAAatcctttcctctcattaggtacttcttgaagtcctttgtgatcatagccatttcatcctcTTCTAGATCGGAACCTTCAGTGATTATGAGTGCCagactcctttccttcttgggtacATCCATCTTCATGGGTTGACTTCTAAGTTCATAAGCAATGAGATTTTCAATTAGCTCGTCCAACTTAAGAGTGGAAaagttctttgattcctgaatggcAGTGATTTTGCTCTCCCAAGAGACTGgtagaacccttgtcaaaatcttctcaactttgtattcttcaagaataacccttccaagagacttaagttcatttgttagtgtggtgaaccttgtatacatctcttggatggtttcacCTTCCTTCATAgtaaaattctcatattgagaatatagtaaagttcctctagacctcttcacccaaggtgttccttcatgagccatttGCAAAGTGTCCCAAATTTCCTTAGCAGTAGTGCATCTTTGAATTTTATTGTACACGTATGGTctaagtccacacacaagccatttcttgtcCTTGGCATTTTTTTCTCATTTCCTCAAGTCCTCAGCAGTGCAGtcaactcttgtttttggcacatctactccttcaacattcttcttCGTGGTAGCTAGGGAATCATCAGTGACAATGTCCCAAAGCTCATAGTCCTCTCCTATGATGTGGTCTCTTATTTTgtttttccaccaagagtagtatAGGCCATTGAAGATTGatggcctagcagtggattgttCTTCCCAATTTCcaagtggtgcactcatcttgatcttttcctaaggtgttagccttttcaaggataacctgctctgataccaattaatgttttaacttcaataccacacaagaggaggTGGGGGGGTGGGCGAGGTGATTTGTGTAGTGtccaatttttcgcttaaactgattatggaaggacctAATTCTTTTAAGTGTTCCTTAACATACTATTGCAGAAATagtaaatgcggaaagtaaagaacacaagtattttacgtgaaaaacacctggctcaaaaggtaaaaaaaccacgacctacttccCAATAGTatttttccaaactctccactaaatcaCCGAGCCAAAAACTATATTTACAAAAatacttttgtaaacctaggactaacTCTAATCCTCTTTAGCAAACAGCCTCTAACTAttacgacaacttcaagttaactctaacttgaatactctgagTACCTGTtataattgcttctagataaacctaaaaggtacaatatgaaaatacCTATTACAAATGATTTAGACTAAAAAATAGACACTTGGAagtggttcttctatctggttcatgtagcttcaggtttgtaCACTTAAATCGCACACGAATTGCTTGTAAAATACCttactattttgctctcaattcctgtttaacttctgcatttgtgcATACCTGTAaaatgagaacatcctgcaatatatagagttagtagattaagaaataactagagttctaatgctactcttccttggtggaagagttctagttgatctcaacttctaactcctccgTTTTCTttgatagtgttctctttgatcaaggagtccttctccttatcatttatgcaaccttttcgatcaggagatatcagTAATACCAAGTTAAGCTtctctccttcacgtgcatcccacatGCTCGACTGCCCGTGTCTATGCCTAcaagggatggacctggttcatttctgagcttcctttgtcaattttcaaaacaaacctTCACTTGGACCAACAAtaatattcaattggtgatcaaacaatcaaataattaagcgcaagattgaataaataaaccaatatggtaaaataataagaacaattcaagtttcaaactacaacgttcatgtggcacccaaaactctagaactaagaaaactatgaaattaaaggaagagaagagaagaaaaactagttagaaacctTCTCTAAAGTGTTGTGTTCTCCTCATAGGTCTAAAGTATTTCAAAAAGTCCCAAAATAATGTTTTTACatatatttataccaagtagggtcggaccCACACGAAAATACCGTTTTCTATGCGAAATAGGATTGGGACTCTGAATAAATTGCACAGACGCGCCGCATGGGACGACGTGCAAGGCGGGGTGGTAGTGGGGTTTGTCAGAGAGCGTGCAGAATTGATAACAGCAGAAAATAGGCAGTCGCGGCGCTCCGCGGCTATGGTGGATTCTCATAGTCTGCCTTTTTGCTTCATTTTTGAAGTCCAGACTTGGTTctcgacccccgaacacgatcctggTTTAATCTCTTGAGCTTTTACTTAGAATTCAAAGCTCTAATtagcttgaattcattccataacatctacatagctcggaatctcctacaaggcataaaatacgtaATTAGTACAAAACACTAGCggttaaagctcaaactcaattaaagtgcagtaaattagagtgcgaTAAGCGATTAAAATACACAATTATCGCCTATCATCAATGTTCTTAGTATTAATTGGCTTAACTACTCAGTTAAAAGATTTTTCATGTATATTTGATCAATCCCAAAAATCATAATATTAACAAAAAGAATTCTCCGATCAGGACGTGACCAGAGCCACgttatatagatataaatatattCCTTGGAGTAATGAGGTGCTGATGATATGCATATCTAACTattcaaatattggtcaaacaaataattttttctttttccaagaATTTAAAAACAGAGGATATCTTGTGTTTCATCCTTGCAtattttcttctcattttttattctttttctttttaatgatTGGGTGAGACATAGTTCCTTGTCAAATCAGAGTGAGATAACTCACATTGTCTAGAACATATTAATGAGTAAAATTTCAGTTCATTCTCGTTTTAGTATAAGTAGTTCACcaaaactgtttttttttttttttgtgtgttcgggtgtcaaatattttaaattaactattttaaagatatatatatatataaattttgtcGAAGTTTACAAAATTCAGTAATCCCTCACTATCACACATAGGTCCGGTTCTGGTTGAATGTTCTATGGGAAGCAAAGG
This sequence is a window from Nicotiana sylvestris chromosome 3, ASM39365v2, whole genome shotgun sequence. Protein-coding genes within it:
- the LOC138887887 gene encoding uncharacterized protein; its protein translation is MAHEGTPWVKRSRGTLLYSQYENFTMKEGETIQEMYTRFTTLTNELKSLGRVILEEYKVEKILTRVLPVSWESKITAIQESKNFSTLKLDELIENLIAYELRSQPMKMDVPKKERSLALIITEGSDLEEDEMAMITKDFKKYLMRGKDFSRSGSYSKPRKKERAERRNRKKEQVNPKKNKGSKKDMVASWGESLDEDSDDEDGDEQALMAIGESNEESEVSIIHLKDKIKFLSKEKLSELLLDFIDEFEDINNEKEQLSKEYVILKAKCKNLELRVSETVSENTALKNLVHEFESNVLELITENLKLKLGTSKKTSDCTQLTLKENVGKLKDELYKKDEQLQVKGSGQIWYMNSGCSKHMTRSKNHFLSLEDLKGGNISFENGKKGEIIGIGKMA